The genomic window ACTCGGCGTCCGGTCGTCGCCGCGCCGGATATTCGGGCGCGAAGTAGGAAGTCAGCAGCCCCGGTCGCCCGTCCGGCGTCTGGGCCGGGATCGCGCTGAAGCTGGCCTCGAAGAAGGCGCGCGCCTGCGACGGCGTGATCGTCATCGTCGTCGCCATGGCCTTGGCGCGCCCGCAGACCCGGCGTGCGGCCGCGTCACGCGCCGCGCCGCACCCGTCCACATAGGCCCGGAAGGCGGCCAGATGGTCCTCCTGGCTCCAGCCCGGCAGCACGGCGGGGCTCAGGGCGTCGGACGGCGCGGGAGGCGGTGCCGGGTTCGGCGACGGCGTATAGGGTACCGGCCCCGTCTGCGGCCCTGTCGTCCCCGTCGCGCCGGTCGGCGTCATCGGCCCGGTCGAACAGGCGGCGACAGCCAGGGCGGCCGTCAGCGTCGCCAGTCCGCCCGACCGGCCGCGAACCGCCATCAGGCGTTGGCCGGCTCGACGCGCGCCAGGACCCAGTTCGGGTCCGTCGCGCCCAGGGTGCGTTCGAAGGTCCAGTGTTCGGCCGTGCGGCGTTCCTCTACCAGAGGCTCGCCCGTCGTCGCGTCCGCCGTTTCGCCAGAAGCCTTGGTCACCCGACTGCGCAGTTCGGCCAGGAAGCGGACCTTGGCGACGGCCTTATCGCCCTCGGCGACTGCGCCTTCCAGATCGGCCCGGGGCGGATACAGGAACTCGACCGTCTCGGTCTCGCCGCGCGTCTCGCGCGCTGCGATGCCGGCCTCGAACGAGGCGAAGACATTGGGCTTCAGCAACGGCTTCAGCGCGGCCCGGTCGCCGGCGGCGTAGCCGCGAACGATGGTCTCATAGGCCTGACGCGCGCCGTCCAGGAAACGGGCCGGGTCGAACGCCGGATCGCGCGCCTTCAGGCTGGCGATGGAGGCCAGGGTCGCCGGGTCGATCGCCGCGACCTTGGGCGTTTCGGCCTGGGCCGGGCCGGGCGGCGCGATCTTGGCGTCTTCCTGCGGCTGACGGCCCACCCGCTTGCCCAGCACGTTGTAGAGCTGGAACAGCACAAAGGCTGCGATGGAGGCGAAGACGACGACCTGTAACTGAACCGGAATGTTCAAGAGGAGATTCCTGTAGCGAACGACGGGTGCGCCAAACCTTAGTCTGGCGTGATTACGGGCTCATATAGGGTGAGGCAAGGCGAAGCGCGCCCCCAATCGCGCGCGCGACGTTGCGGCCAAGCGTCCCGGCATGGTAGTCGCGGCGCCTCATTCCGGCCTCATCGGCCCCAAACTGCGCCAAAGACCGTTTCATGACCGACGCCGCTTCTCCCGCCGAACAGCCCCAGCAAGGCGACGCCCAGCAGGGCCAGCCCGCCGGTCCCGGCTTCCGCATCCTGGCGCAATACGTCCGCGACTTCTCGTTCGAGAACCCGCGCGCCCCGGAATCCCTGCGCATCGACGGCAAGCCCGCGATCGATCTGGGCGTTGAAATGGCCGCCCAGGGTCGCCCCGACGGCCTGTTCGAACTGGACCTGAAGCTGTCGATCAAGGCGACGCACGAGAACCAGCCCGTCTTCCACGTCGAACTGGTCTATGGCGGCCTGTTCCAACTGGCCAATGTCCAGGAGCAGGACATCGAGCCGCTGCTGCTGATCGAATGCCCGCGCTACCTGTTCCCGTTCGCGCGCGAGATCATCTCGGGCGCCACGGCGGACGGCGGCTTCTATCCCCCGTTCCAGCTGGACCCCATCGACTTCGCCGCGATCTACATCGCGCGCCAGCAACAGATCGCCCAGCAGCCGGTCGAAACCGGCCAGGCCTAAGCGCGCGACATGGTCGCCGCCGCGCGGCCTTCGCCTGATCCATCGAAAGCCGCGGGCGAGGACGTCGTCCGCGGCATTCTTCTGCGCATCGCCGCCGCCGGCTGTTTTTCGATCATGACGGCGACGTTGAAGCTGGCGTCGCAGGACGGCGTCGCGGCGCCGGAAATGCTGTTCTACCGCGCCTTCTTCGGCCTGCCGGTCGTTGTGGCCTGGGTGCTGACCCAGCCGGGCGGGCTGTCGGCCCTGTCGACGCGCCGCCCCCTGGCCCATCTGGGACGCAGCGCCCTGGGCGTCGCAGCCATCCTGTGCC from Brevundimonas fontaquae includes these protein-coding regions:
- the secB gene encoding protein-export chaperone SecB, which gives rise to MTDAASPAEQPQQGDAQQGQPAGPGFRILAQYVRDFSFENPRAPESLRIDGKPAIDLGVEMAAQGRPDGLFELDLKLSIKATHENQPVFHVELVYGGLFQLANVQEQDIEPLLLIECPRYLFPFAREIISGATADGGFYPPFQLDPIDFAAIYIARQQQIAQQPVETGQA
- the timA gene encoding TIM44-related membrane protein TimA, whose product is MPVQLQVVVFASIAAFVLFQLYNVLGKRVGRQPQEDAKIAPPGPAQAETPKVAAIDPATLASIASLKARDPAFDPARFLDGARQAYETIVRGYAAGDRAALKPLLKPNVFASFEAGIAARETRGETETVEFLYPPRADLEGAVAEGDKAVAKVRFLAELRSRVTKASGETADATTGEPLVEERRTAEHWTFERTLGATDPNWVLARVEPANA